The Oceanotoga teriensis nucleotide sequence ACCAGAGTTTTTACAATTATGAGCTATTTTCTCAAACTCTTTGATTCTTTTACTTTGAAAGTCATCTTGATTCAAATCTTTTACTTTGTATCCTTTTCCCCTCATAACCTCTAAGACTCCTTCAGCAACAAGTTCTCTATAAGCTCTTGCAACTGTATTCAGATTCACATCTAAATTTTTTGCATTTTCTCTTATAGAAGGGATTTGATCATCTGGATTGAGTTTTTTGTTTATTATTTGTTCTTTGATTTTGTTTTTTATTTGTTGATAAACAGGAGTATTTGAATTAAAATCTATATAAAACCACATTATCCTCACCTCTGTAATATTATACTATTACAGTATAAACTTTGTCAAGTAATATCTAACCATATTGTTTTATTAAAAAATGATATAATTATAAAAATGGAGGTGAAAATATGAAAAAAATTTATAGTTTACTTGAAGATTTAAATGATTTTTTTAGAAAAAATGAAGAAATAAAAGCCGTTATTTATTACGGCGATACTATAAATAGACCAGATTATTTTAAAAATTTTTTTATCACAATTTATTCTGATAATTTTAATTTGAAAGAAGAAATTTTTTCTGATATAAAATATAGAATTAATGATTATTTTGATGTTATTTATAAAATTTTAGAAGAAGATAAAATATCTTTTTTTACAACGAGAAAAGAAAGGATAAATATTAATTTTAAATTTAAAAATAAATACTATGAAGATGTTTTTATGCTCGAGAGAGAAAATTTTATTATCGATGAAATAGTATATCTTAAGCGAGATATGACAGGACCTTTTTTTGATGAGGAAAATTATAATCAAAAATTGATAAATTCATTTTTAAACGAATTAGAAAATTTTTTTCTTCAACTTAATACAAACAATGTTATGGAATCTTATTTAATATATTCAAAATTAATAAACATTGTTTTTAATATTTATTCTATAGAAGATAAACTCGATTATGATCTTTGGTATAAAGATACAAATAAAGAAATTGTAAAGGATATAATGAATATTTCAGAAGGATTAGATATTAACTTAATAAATACTAAAATTTATAAATTGATAGATTTTTTCATGAAAAAAATAGAAAATGATAAGAGTAAAAAAATAGAAAGAGTTGTAAACTATATAAGGACAAAATATCCAATATTTTTTAATTTCAGAGATATTTCAAGTGTTCCAAATGAAGCATCTTCAAATGTAATTTTAAATGATGGATATGTTTTTAGAAGCTCATCTTTAAGTAATTATGATGAAGTTTTTCTTGAAAGTTTTATGACAAAAAATAACATAAAAAAAATAATAGATTTACGTGGTGAACAAGAAATAAAGAGGTATATAAAAAGAAGGGGGAAAGATTATTCAGATAATTTTAAAGAAAAATATGTTGTGAACCTGTATATGAATGATATTGAAGAAATAAAATATTATCCAGATAATATTAGACAAAATAACTATTATCATGTTTTAAAAGAATTTAGATATATAATAGGTGATTTATTCAAAAATCATATTTCAAAAGCAGATGAAGAACATTTTATAATACATTGTGAAACGGGAAAAGATAGAACGGGGATAGTTATAGCAATATTATTAGATTTATTGGGTATTGATAAGTCTACCATAGTAAAAGACTATTTGAAATCTTTTCAAGATGTGAAAAAAGAAAACATTGAGTTTGTTATAGATAAACTCAATAATGAATTTGGTGGCAGTGAAAATTACCTTATAGAATTTTGTAATGTTGATAAAAGTATATTAGATAAAATAAAGAAAATATTTATTTTAATTTAATTCATAAGATTTTAAGGCTTCTTCATAGTCTTTAAATATAGTCAAAACCTGATCTAATTTGGTTAGTGCAAATATTTTTAATATATTTGATTTTGGGGATATTATACATAATTTTTTACTTAAAGAAGAGGTATTTTTTATCAATGAAATCAATGATCCAAGTCCAGAAGAGTCTATATAATTTAAATTTTTAAAATCAAGAATTATATATCTTGAGCCTTCTCTTTCAATTGCAGTATTTAAATCATCTTTAATTTGCTTATGAAAATAAACATCAAAATCACCAGATATTTTAACTAATAAAACTTTATTATCCAATTTTTGTTCATATTCACATTTCATACAATCACCCCTTATGTCGGTATATATTTTTATTTTACCATAAATTAAAATAAGAAAGGAGATTTTTTATGAATAAAGAGTTAGAAAATATGATTCAAGGCAAACTTTACAGATCTGGAGATCCTTTTTTAATTCAAGCAAGAAGAAATGCAAGACTTTTGTTTGAGGAATATAATAAAACATCTATAGATGAGTTTCAAAAGAGAAAAGAAATATTAAAAAAATTGTTGGGTAAAACAGGAGAAAATTTTTATATAGAACCTGATTTCAAAGTTGATTATGGTTTTAATATTTTCATTGGAGAAAATTTTTATATGAATTATGATTGTGTGATACTCGATTGTTCAACTGTGAAAATTGGAGATAATGTGATGTTTGGTCCTGGAGTACATATATATACTGCATATCATCCATTAGAATTTAAAAAAAGAAATTCTGGTTATGAACTTGCAGCTCCAATAGAAATAGGAGATAATGTTTGGATTGGTGGTGGAGCTATAATAAATCCTGGAATAAAAATTGGAAATAATTCTGTAATAGGTTCTGGAAGCGTAGTTACTAAGGATATTCCAGATAATGTTTTTGCGGCTGGTAATCCATGTAAGATTATAAAAGATATAAAAAATGATGTGTAATTTTATTTTTTTGTAACAAATAGAGTATATAATTGTATTATAAAATGAATGTTTTTTAGCGTTGGACCAAACCCCTGTAATAAAAAAGCCCTTTTAAAAGGGGCTTTTTTTAATTTGATTTATGATATATAATATTTATTGTATTAATTATTTAATTAAAGGGGGCGAATTTTTTGAACAAAAGAATGGAAAAATTGTTAAAAGCAATGAATGAAAATAAAGTTTCTCAGATTTTGTTAACATCTCCATATCATATAAAGTATTTTACTGGAAAGATGATAGAGCCTGGAGAAAGATTTTTAGGAGCACTCATAACAAAAGAAGGAAAGTGTGATATATTTTTAAACAAACTTTTTAGTGTTGAAGAAGTTGAAGGATTTAATGTACATATATATGAAGATAAAAATGATCCTGTAAATCTTATATGTGAATTTATAGAAAAAAATAATATTTTATATGTAGATAATGAATTAAAATCAAGATTTTTAGTGAAAATTATAGAAAAATTAAAAAATATTGAAATCAAACTTGGAAATTATTTGATAGATAATTTAAGAGTTATAAAAGATTCTGATGAAATAAATTTGATGAGAGAATCATCCAATATCAATGATCTTGCAATGGAAGATATGATAAAACTCGTTCCTGAAATGTTACCAGAAAAACTTTTAGCAAGAGCAGTTGAGGCCAATTTAATGAAACATGGTGCATCTGGAAATTCATTTACGCCTTTAATAGCTTATGGTAAAAATGCAGCTGAACCACATCATGATTCAGATAAAACACCTTTGAAAAGTGGAGTTAATGTTTTAATAGACATGGGTGGTGTATACAAAGGTTATTGTTCAGATATGACAAGAACTGTATTTTTTGGAGACCCTGGTCAAAAAGCAAAAGATATTTATAATATAGTTTTAGAGGCAAATCTTAAAGCCATAGAAATGGTTAAACCAGGTATGAAATTCTCAGAAATAGATGCAGCAGCTAGAGATTTTATAACTAAAAAGGGATATGGAGATTTTTTTACTCATAGAACAGGTCATAACATAGGAATTGAAGTTCATGAATGGCCAGATGTAAATGAAAATATTGATATACTTTTAAAACCTGGAATGATATTTTCTATAGAACCAGGTATTTATTTAAAAAATATACTTGGAGTTAGAATAGAGGATCTTGTTTTAGTTACTGAAAATGGTGTTGAAGTTCTAAATAAATATGATAAAGATTTATTAATTATATAATTTAGGAGATGAGTATGGTGAGTTCGCAACTAAAAGGGTGGGTATATCTGTTAATAACAGTTTTTTTCTTCAGTACCATAGAAGTTGTTACAAAACCTTTTGCAGGGGTATTTGATCCTCTTCAAATAACTTTTTTAAGATTTTTCTTTGGAGGACTTGTTTTATTAATATTTTTATTGATATCAGGAAAAATGAAAACTTATAAACTTACAGTTAAATCATTAGTTTTAATGGGATTAATAGGAAGTTTAAACTCTGTATTATCTATGTCTCTTTTACAATTATCTGTAAAGTTTTCAAATGCTTCTACGGCAGCAATCTTAATATCGGCAAATCCAATTTTCGTTGTTATTCTTGCTTCTTTAATACTGAAAGAAAAGATAACATTAAGAAAGGTTGTATCAATGGCTGTTGGAGCTTTAGGTATAATCATTATATTGATGTCCAATTCTTCTGGAGATAGTACTTTAGGACTTTTATATGGGGTGCTTGCTACGATAAGTTTTGCACTTTATACAGTTTTAGTAAAAAAATATGTTAAAGAAATACCTTCTATAATATTTGTAACTTTTTCATTTTTACTTTCATCAATTATATTTTATATAGTATTGCTCATATTCAAAATACCTGTTTTCACATTTGAAATTGAAAGCTTTAATGTTATATGGATGTTGGCATATATAAGTATATTCGTAACTGGTATTGCTTATATAACTTTCTTTAAAGCTTTTGAAGTATTAGATGCATCAAAAGGTTCTTTTTCATACCTTTTGAAACCAGTTATTTCTATGATAATGGCTTATTTATTTTTAAATGAAATTCCAAATAATATGAAATTAATAGGAACTGTTTTTATAATACTATCTGTAGCAATAATAGCTTTAAAAGGTAAAAAAAATAAAATTTAAAATAAAAACTCCTTATTAAATAAGGAGTTTTTTTTAATTTAAATCAATTATATCGATATCTATACCATTTTTTTGAAATTCAGGTAAGATTTGTTCTTTGTTTCCAACTATAACTGTAAAGAATTTTTCAGGATAAGTATTTTCCACAAAAGACTTTTGTACTTTTTCAGCATTCAATTTATTATATTCATTTATAAAATAATTCATATAATCCAATCTTTCTTTATTTAAATCTAAAGATGAAATTATAGATCTTATAATTGAAATCTTATCATTGAGAGAAGAAGGTAAAAGAGCATTATAAATATTAACTATCTGGAAAACCTCATCTTCATTTATAGGATTCTTATTTTCTTTAATATCATTCATTATTTTTATTATATCTTTTCTTGCTTCAAAAGTTTTTTCAGGCCTTACTGTAGTAGAAATTGAAAAAACTCCATCATTTATATTTTCTGTAAAATTTGAATATACTCCATAAACAAGACCTTTATTAGTTCTGAGTTCTTTCATAAGTCTACATTGAAAATCACCTGAACCATATATTTGATTAGCTATTGTAAAAGGAATGCGATCTTTAAATTCATTTTTTTTGTAAAAATTATATCCCATTATTATATTAGCTTGAGTTGAATCTGGTTTATTAATTAAAAGAATTTTATTATTTAGCTGAGAATTATCTTTTCTTTCGAATTCTGGGATTTTTGAACTCTTTTTATTCCAATCTGAAAATGAATTTGATATATAATTTAGCATTTTTTTAGTTTCAAAATCACCTGAGATAGCAACTATTATTTTATCTGGAGAAATACTTTTATTATAATGAGCCATGATTTTATCTGGGGTTATAGTTTGTATATTCATTAAGATTTGGTTTAAATCATATTGATAACTGTATGGTATATCATTATAAATATTTTTATAAAAATACATTTTTGATATAGAATCTTCATTTGTTCTTGCTTGCATTAAATAAGCATAGCTTTCTTGTAAAACTCTTAAAAGATAGTCTTTATTAAAATCAACATTTATAAGTGTTTCTTTTAATAAATCCACCATCTTTTCTTTGTCAGAGCTCAAAGCATTTCCTTCGAAAGATATATAATCATTTTTAACATCCATGGATAAAGAAATTCCATTCAATTCTTTGAATTTAGAAAAATCAGATTCAGAATAATTCTTATTTCCTTTATTCATCATTTGAACCATTATACTGGTTATTCCAGCATTAGTATCATCTTCGAAAGAAAGTCCGCCTTTTATAAAGCCTGTCATTTCTATTATTGGAAGACTATTATCTTCAATTAAATAAATTATCATGCCATTATTCAGTTCAGTTCTTGTGAATGTTGGAATCTTTATTATTGGTTTTTCGTTTTTATTATTTGCCAATTCTTTAAACATTTCTGGGCTAAAGTCTATAGAAAAAGCTGTTATAAAAACAAATATTATTAATATATTAAAAATTATTTTTTTCATTTTATTTCCTCCATTATTTAGATTTAGGGACTATATATCCAACAGTTCTATTATTAGGTACAAAATATTTTTTTATAGAATTTTCTATATCTTTAGAGTTTAGATTTTCAACGATATTTATATTTTTTTGAAGTAGATTTTCATCATTATATTTTAATATATTAGAAATTGTTATTTGTTCAACATTTTTAATATTCTTTTGTGAAAATATCAAAGATTTTAAGGTGTTTTTCTTTATTATTTCTAATTCTTCATCATTAACTCCGTTTTTAAAGATATTTTCTAATTCTTGATCAAAAGCATTTTTAACATAATCAAGTTGAGATTCGTTATAAGGAACAGCATATAATATTGCATAACTTTGATTCCTTATTAAAAATGGTAAAGCTCCAGCTTCCATTATCACATTTTCTTTTAATTTCAATCTTGTATTTATTCTTGAATTTTGCGAATTTACAAGAATATCCATTATAGAGCCTATACTTATGATATCTTCAGAATTTCCAGCGGGTAATTTGTATAACATAACCATTACGGGAATATTTGTATTTTTTTCAATTTTTATAAAATTTTCTGATTTTTGTTCAGGTTCTTTTATTGTATTTCTTTTGATTTCTTGAGGTTTATAATCATCGAAATATTTTTTTGCAAGAGTTAAAACATCTTCAGGATATATATCTCCAGAAACAGATAATATAGCGTTATTAGGAGCATAATAAGTTGTATAATGATTTCTCATATCCTCAACTGTTAAGTTGTTTAAATCATCCATCCATCCAATTACTTGATGATTCAAGCCAGAATATTTGAAAGCAGTTGCTTGTAAGTCTTCTAAAGCGGATTGAAAGAAATTACTTTCTAAATTCATCCTTCTTTCTTGTTTTACAACTTCTCTTTCTCTATTAAATTCTTCAGAGTCTATTTTTAAATTTCTCATTCTATCTGCTTCTATAGCTATTGCAAGTTCCAGTTTTGCAGAAGGAATCTCTTCAAAATAAACTGTATAATCATATGAAGTTTGAGCATTATTAGTTCCACCGACAGATTTTAATAGAATATCAATATCTTGTTTATTGAGAGAATCTGTTCCCAAGAACATTACATGTTCTAAGAAATGTGATAACCCTGTTTTTCCATTAAATTCGTCAATTGAACCTACATTATACCAAACAGATACTTTAGCTAAAGGTATACTATGATCTTCAAAAATATATATTTTTAATCCATTTTCTAATTCATAGCTTGTATAATTTGGTTTTGGTACTTGTAAATTTTCAGAAAAAGTAAAAATTATCAAAGTGAAAAAAAGAACTAATGTTAAAATTTTTTTCATCAAAAAACCTCCCACTTAAATTTAATGATATTCTATCATAAAAAATAGGAGCTTTAAATTAATATTTAAAGGCTCCTGTTAATTTTTTATTATTTATTTTTTTCATTAAAAAGTTTTTTTATTTCAGAATCATCTAAAGTGTTATTTTCTTTTTTAAATTTCTTCTCTATATTTTTTATTTTATCTTCTATAAGATCAGAATTATTTACTTTTATAATTTTATTTGAAGATATTTCATCAAAGATGTCTTCAGGTTTTTCAGGTTTTACAAACTTTATACCAGTAGATTTTATAAAATCATTTAAATCTGATTCTGAAATGACCTCTTCATTATTTTCGAAAGTTACTTTTAATTTTGATCTATTTATCCAATCTTTTACTGTATATTCTGAAACGCCAAGAATTTTAGCAGCTTCTTCTTTTGTATACATAAAATTCCCCCTTTTAAAATATTTTTATTTCTTTGTCAAACATATCTTTACTTGAATTTCTATGGCTTATACATAATATAGTTTTATCTTTAAAATTATTTACAATATTTTCAAATATTGAATACTCCATTTTTTCATCCACACTTGTCAAAGATTCATCAATCATGATTATTTCAGGCTCATTTGCCAAATTTTGAGCTATATTTATTCTTGATTTTTCTCCACCAGATAAAATAAAAGAAAAAAATCCAGTTATTAAAGATAAAATTAAAACAATTATAGTATTAAAATAATTGTTTTTAAAGAAGATTTTTAATGAATTCATTGTGTTCACCCCTATACTTTATAAGTTTTGATATTAATGAATATCTATATTTTTGGTTTTATATGTATAGAAAATAGTACTATTATTGATATAATTAGTTGCATATATTTTTTTATATCGATTAAAATTTTTATAATTATAAATACTCATTTTATTTTGGTTAAATATATTAAATTATAACATAATTAGTGTTCAATTTGTTGTTAATTTACATATTGTAAATAAATATTATAGAAATAATTTATATCAATAATTAAAAATAGGAGATGATTAAATGAAATTAACTATAGTTGGAAGATGGGGGGCTTATCCAGAAAAAGATGAACCATGTTCAGGTTATTTATTAGAAACCAAAAATAACAAAATACTTATAGACTGTGGCCCAGGTGTTTTAACCAATGTTCAAAGGTACTGTTCATTAGATGAAATAGATTATGTTATTATAAGTCATTTTCATCCAGATCATTTTACTGATATATATTCTTTTCAATATGCAAGTATGATATCTATGAAACTTGCTAAGAGAAGACCCCCTTTAAAAATTATATCTCCATTAAAAGATAATAAATCTAAAGAAATGAAATATGGTGAATTTACTGAATCTATATTATATGATGAAGGTTCTATATTATCATTGAATGATGTTGAAATAAGGTTTTCGCTCAATGAACATCCGATTCTTTGCTATTCCATAGGAGTTCACCATGAAAATAAATATTTTGCTTATTCTGCTGATACACAAATAGGGCATAATTTAATTGAATTTGTAGAAAAAGCAGATTTATTTTTATGTGAATCTTCATTATATGAAAATATGGAAAAAGAAATAAAAGGACATTTAACTGCAAGACAGGCTGGAAATATAGCTCATTCGGCGAATGTAAAAAAAATGATATTAACACATCTACCTCATTTTGGAGATCATGAAGATCTTTTGAATCAAGCTAAAAAAGAGTTTATTGGTGATTTATATTTAGCAAATTGTGGAGATGTTTACTATATTTAAATCCTTCTAAAGGAGGAAAAATTATGAAAAAGGTTTATAAGACTATATTATTAGTTTTGATTTTATTGAGTTTGAGTTTTGTTTTGATTTCATGTGGTAGCGATGAAACAGAAAAAGAAAATGATAAAGTGAGAATTGTAGTGAGAGTAGCACAGGATCCAGATTTTTTAGATCCACATAGAGCTGCAGCATCAGGCACTTATGAAATAATGTTTAATGTTTTTGAAGGTTTATTAGATCCAAATACAGATGGAGGAGTAAAACCAGCAGTTGCAAGTTCTTATAGTGTTTCTGATGATGGTAAGGTTTATACTTTTAAATTGAGAAAAGGGATAAAGTTTCATAATAATAATCTTGTGACTGTTGAAGACATAAAATATTCTTTGGATAGGTTGATAGGAACCGAAAATTCAAATGGTTTATCTACAGAATTTAGTAATAAAGTTGAAAAAGTTTCTATTGTAGATGATGATACTGTTAAGGTGTTTTTAAAAGAATTGGATACAAATTTTTTGAGTAATTTTATACAACCTATAATACCTAAAGATAATGATGAGTTTCAAAATACTAAACCTATAGGAACAGGGCCTTTTAAATTTGTTGAATATATTCCAGGCCAAAAAATAATAATGGAAAAAAATGAAAATTATTGGAATAAAGATGTTCCAAAAATAGATGAAATAGAATTTAGAATAATACCAGATGAACAAGCATCGCTTTTAAGTTTCAAAGCTGGAGAAATAGACATGTATCCAAGAATATCAGCAGAGTATATAGAATCTTTAGGAGAAAATTCTTATGTAGTAGATGGAGCTCAAAATCTTGTCCAGCTATTTGCATTTAATATGAATAGAAAGCCTTTTAATGACAAGAGAGTTAGAGAAGCTATAAATCATGTTGTAGATAAAGATCAAATAATAAAAGCTCTTGCTAATGATTATGGAAGTAAAATAGGAACAAATATGAGTCCTGCAATGAAAAAATACTATAATGAAGATCTTGAGAATTATTATGATGTGAATATAGATAAAGCAAAAGAATTGTTAAATGATGCTGGATATAAAGATGGATTTGATATGATAATAACAGTTCCATCAAATTATAAATTTCATGTAGATACAGCTCAAATAATAGTTGAACAATTAAAACAGGTTGGAATAAATGCAAGCATTGAGCAAGTTGAATGGGGAGTATGGCTTGACAGAGTTTATACATCTAGAGATTATCAATCTACAGTTATAGCGTTTACTGGAAAACTTAATGCTTATGATGTTTTAAAAAAATATATGAGTGATTATCCAAGAAATTTTATAAATTATAATAATGAAGAATTTGATAAAACTATGAATGATATTGGAAAAGAGATAAATGAAGATAAAAGAGTTGAACTTTATAAAAAAGCTGAAGCTATATTGACTTCAGATGCACCAGCAGTTTTTATAATGGATCCTAATTTAATAGTAGCTATAAAAGACCATTTTCAAGGATATCAACTTTATCCTTTATACATACAAGATATTTCAACCATGTATAAAGTAGAATAGGTGATTTTTAATGTATTTTATGAGAAAAACATTTGCTATGATAATAACAGTTTTTTTGGTTAGCATTATAACTTTTTTTGCTTTTGAACTTATACCGGGTGATCCTGTATTGGCAAAATTAGGAATAAATGCAGATCAAGCACAAATAGAAGCCTTAAGAGAAGAATTAAATATAAATAAACCGCTAGCCGGGAGATATATTTCCTGGGTTAGCGGTATTTTTACTGGAGATATGGGAAAATCAATAAGATATGATATGGATGTAAATGATATAATAGGTCAAAGATTTTCTGTTACCTTTCAATTGTCCATAATGAGTATTATAATAATTATTATATTTGGAATTCCACTTGGGATTTTAGCAGCTAAGTATGATGATAATATTTTTGGATTTTTAATCTCATTTATAACTCAAATAGGTTTAGCTATACCATCTTTTTGGGCTGGTATATTGCTTATATATTTATTTGGATTAATACTAAATCTTTTTACAGCAGGAGGTTATGTATCTTGGTCCCAAAATCCTTTAGAATCAATAAAATCTTTATTTTTACCTGCCCTTGCTATAGCTATACCTAATATAGCTGTTGTAATAAGATATTTAAAAAGTTCTATTTTAGAAGAAAAAGATAAAGACTATACAAAAACAGCTTTAGCAAAAGGATTAAGTTCCAATCAAGTTTTAATATTTCATATATTGAGAAATGCAATTATACCAGTTATAACTATTTTGGCAATGATAATAGCTAAAGTACTTGCTGGAAGTATTGTTATAGAACAAGTATTTACTATACCTGGAATGGGAAGACTTTTAATAAATGCGATTTCTACGAGAGATCTTCCTTTGGTACAAGGGCTCGTTTTTTATATTTCTATAATAGTTGTAATGATAAATTTTTTAGTTGATATTGTCTATAAATTTATAGACCCAAGAATAAAATTAGATTAGGTGTTGATTCAATTGAAAAAAAATATATATTTAAAAATAGGAATATTTATAGTTTCATCTCTTTTCATATTAATGATAATAAGTATTTTTTATACTCCATATGATATAACTAAAATGAATCTCGACAAAAAATTAAATTCTCCAAGTAAAGAATTTATACTTGGAACTGATAATTTTGGTAGAGATATATTGAGTAGAGCTATGAAAAGTTCACAAACGGCTTTTATTGTTGGAGGAATTTCTGTTGGTAT carries:
- a CDS encoding STAS domain-containing protein yields the protein MKCEYEQKLDNKVLLVKISGDFDVYFHKQIKDDLNTAIEREGSRYIILDFKNLNYIDSSGLGSLISLIKNTSSLSKKLCIISPKSNILKIFALTKLDQVLTIFKDYEEALKSYELN
- a CDS encoding tyrosine-protein phosphatase, encoding MKKIYSLLEDLNDFFRKNEEIKAVIYYGDTINRPDYFKNFFITIYSDNFNLKEEIFSDIKYRINDYFDVIYKILEEDKISFFTTRKERININFKFKNKYYEDVFMLERENFIIDEIVYLKRDMTGPFFDEENYNQKLINSFLNELENFFLQLNTNNVMESYLIYSKLINIVFNIYSIEDKLDYDLWYKDTNKEIVKDIMNISEGLDINLINTKIYKLIDFFMKKIENDKSKKIERVVNYIRTKYPIFFNFRDISSVPNEASSNVILNDGYVFRSSSLSNYDEVFLESFMTKNNIKKIIDLRGEQEIKRYIKRRGKDYSDNFKEKYVVNLYMNDIEEIKYYPDNIRQNNYYHVLKEFRYIIGDLFKNHISKADEEHFIIHCETGKDRTGIVIAILLDLLGIDKSTIVKDYLKSFQDVKKENIEFVIDKLNNEFGGSENYLIEFCNVDKSILDKIKKIFILI
- a CDS encoding MBL fold metallo-hydrolase is translated as MKLTIVGRWGAYPEKDEPCSGYLLETKNNKILIDCGPGVLTNVQRYCSLDEIDYVIISHFHPDHFTDIYSFQYASMISMKLAKRRPPLKIISPLKDNKSKEMKYGEFTESILYDEGSILSLNDVEIRFSLNEHPILCYSIGVHHENKYFAYSADTQIGHNLIEFVEKADLFLCESSLYENMEKEIKGHLTARQAGNIAHSANVKKMILTHLPHFGDHEDLLNQAKKEFIGDLYLANCGDVYYI
- a CDS encoding DMT family transporter, with product MSSQLKGWVYLLITVFFFSTIEVVTKPFAGVFDPLQITFLRFFFGGLVLLIFLLISGKMKTYKLTVKSLVLMGLIGSLNSVLSMSLLQLSVKFSNASTAAILISANPIFVVILASLILKEKITLRKVVSMAVGALGIIIILMSNSSGDSTLGLLYGVLATISFALYTVLVKKYVKEIPSIIFVTFSFLLSSIIFYIVLLIFKIPVFTFEIESFNVIWMLAYISIFVTGIAYITFFKAFEVLDASKGSFSYLLKPVISMIMAYLFLNEIPNNMKLIGTVFIILSVAIIALKGKKNKI
- a CDS encoding M16 family metallopeptidase, whose product is MKKIIFNILIIFVFITAFSIDFSPEMFKELANNKNEKPIIKIPTFTRTELNNGMIIYLIEDNSLPIIEMTGFIKGGLSFEDDTNAGITSIMVQMMNKGNKNYSESDFSKFKELNGISLSMDVKNDYISFEGNALSSDKEKMVDLLKETLINVDFNKDYLLRVLQESYAYLMQARTNEDSISKMYFYKNIYNDIPYSYQYDLNQILMNIQTITPDKIMAHYNKSISPDKIIVAISGDFETKKMLNYISNSFSDWNKKSSKIPEFERKDNSQLNNKILLINKPDSTQANIIMGYNFYKKNEFKDRIPFTIANQIYGSGDFQCRLMKELRTNKGLVYGVYSNFTENINDGVFSISTTVRPEKTFEARKDIIKIMNDIKENKNPINEDEVFQIVNIYNALLPSSLNDKISIIRSIISSLDLNKERLDYMNYFINEYNKLNAEKVQKSFVENTYPEKFFTVIVGNKEQILPEFQKNGIDIDIIDLN
- a CDS encoding GntR family transcriptional regulator, with translation MWFYIDFNSNTPVYQQIKNKIKEQIINKKLNPDDQIPSIRENAKNLDVNLNTVARAYRELVAEGVLEVMRGKGYKVKDLNQDDFQSKRIKEFEKIAHNCKNSGIPFKKLKNVLEDTFKDVNNNAD
- a CDS encoding M24 family metallopeptidase, translating into MNKRMEKLLKAMNENKVSQILLTSPYHIKYFTGKMIEPGERFLGALITKEGKCDIFLNKLFSVEEVEGFNVHIYEDKNDPVNLICEFIEKNNILYVDNELKSRFLVKIIEKLKNIEIKLGNYLIDNLRVIKDSDEINLMRESSNINDLAMEDMIKLVPEMLPEKLLARAVEANLMKHGASGNSFTPLIAYGKNAAEPHHDSDKTPLKSGVNVLIDMGGVYKGYCSDMTRTVFFGDPGQKAKDIYNIVLEANLKAIEMVKPGMKFSEIDAAARDFITKKGYGDFFTHRTGHNIGIEVHEWPDVNENIDILLKPGMIFSIEPGIYLKNILGVRIEDLVLVTENGVEVLNKYDKDLLII
- a CDS encoding helix-turn-helix domain-containing protein, whose protein sequence is MYTKEEAAKILGVSEYTVKDWINRSKLKVTFENNEEVISESDLNDFIKSTGIKFVKPEKPEDIFDEISSNKIIKVNNSDLIEDKIKNIEKKFKKENNTLDDSEIKKLFNEKNK
- a CDS encoding sugar O-acetyltransferase, which codes for MNKELENMIQGKLYRSGDPFLIQARRNARLLFEEYNKTSIDEFQKRKEILKKLLGKTGENFYIEPDFKVDYGFNIFIGENFYMNYDCVILDCSTVKIGDNVMFGPGVHIYTAYHPLEFKKRNSGYELAAPIEIGDNVWIGGGAIINPGIKIGNNSVIGSGSVVTKDIPDNVFAAGNPCKIIKDIKNDV
- a CDS encoding M16 family metallopeptidase, which encodes MKKILTLVLFFTLIIFTFSENLQVPKPNYTSYELENGLKIYIFEDHSIPLAKVSVWYNVGSIDEFNGKTGLSHFLEHVMFLGTDSLNKQDIDILLKSVGGTNNAQTSYDYTVYFEEIPSAKLELAIAIEADRMRNLKIDSEEFNREREVVKQERRMNLESNFFQSALEDLQATAFKYSGLNHQVIGWMDDLNNLTVEDMRNHYTTYYAPNNAILSVSGDIYPEDVLTLAKKYFDDYKPQEIKRNTIKEPEQKSENFIKIEKNTNIPVMVMLYKLPAGNSEDIISIGSIMDILVNSQNSRINTRLKLKENVIMEAGALPFLIRNQSYAILYAVPYNESQLDYVKNAFDQELENIFKNGVNDEELEIIKKNTLKSLIFSQKNIKNVEQITISNILKYNDENLLQKNINIVENLNSKDIENSIKKYFVPNNRTVGYIVPKSK
- a CDS encoding ATP-binding cassette domain-containing protein, translating into MNSLKIFFKNNYFNTIIVLILSLITGFFSFILSGGEKSRINIAQNLANEPEIIMIDESLTSVDEKMEYSIFENIVNNFKDKTILCISHRNSSKDMFDKEIKIF